The DNA window ACCCGCGACTTCCGCACCGCCCTGAAGTACGCCCTGCGTCAGGACCCCGACGTGATCATGATCGGCGAGATGCGCGACAAGGAGACGGTCGAGGCCGCCCTCTCCGCCGCGCAGACCGGGCACCTCGTCCTGAGCACGCTGCATACCCAGGACGCCGTGCGAACGGTGAACCGCATCATCGACTTCTTCGCCCCGCACGAGCGCGACCAGATCCGGGTGCAGCTCGCCGAGTCGCTCGTGGGGATCATCAGCCAGCGGCTGCTGCGCCGCGCCGACGGCCTGGGCCGCGTGCTGGGCACCGAAGTCCTCCTGAACACCCCGCTCGTGCAGGAGTACATCAAGGACGAGGAGAAGACCTACCTCATCAAGGACGCCCTGATCGAGGACAACATCCGCGGGATGCACACCTTCGACCAGCACCTCGTGCAGCTCTACCGCCACCACCTCATCACGCTCGACGAGGCACTCGACCACGCGACCAGCCCCCACGAGGTGCGCCTGATGGTGACCCGGGCGGGCTTCGCGTCCTGAGGCCGGTGCGTGGCGCAACCCCGCTGAACCAAACGGGCGACCTGACCTATACTGGACCGCCATGACCAAGACACGCATTCCCATGACGCAGCGGGGCTACGACAAGCTGCGGGAAACATTGCAATACCTCAAGACCACCCGCCGCGAGCAGATCAGCGAGTACATGGGCTCGGCCATCGCCGACGGCGACCTGCGCGAGAGTGCGGCCTACGACGAGGCCCGCATGCAGCAGAGCGAGAACGAGGCGCGCATCATCGAACTCGAAGACCAGCTCGAACGCGCCCAGATCATCGCCGAGGACGCCTCGGGCGGGGCGGGCCTGGGTGCCCGGGTCCGCGTGCGCGACGAGAAGGGCAAGGAACACAACTTCGAGCTCGTCGGCACCTACGAGGTGGACGTGCTCAAGGGCAAGATCAGCGACGCCAGCCCCATCGGCCAGGCGCTCAGCGGCGCCCGCCCCGGCCAGACCGTCACCGTGCAGCTTCCCAAGGGCACGGCAAAATTCGAGGTGCTGGACGTCAGCTACAGCTAAGGCGCCGAAGGGCGAACGGGAGAGGGCGGGGGAAACTCCGTCTTCTTTTTTAGGGCTGAGGTGAGGCGGCTTGGGGCTCGCGTCCTCCCGGAACCCCCCTCACCGAGCGCCAACAGACGAACCCGTCAACAGCCCGAATGGGTACAATGCGGGCGCCTTCTGGAATCACTTCCAAGCCTATTTCACCCACCGGAGGACCACCTCATGACCATCAAGCGTTCCAGCGGCGTGCTGCTGCATCCCACCAGCCTTCCCGGCCCCTACGGCATCGGTGAACTCGGGGCGCAGGCGCGGCATTGCGTGGACTGGCTGGCGCAGGCCGGGCAAACCTACTGGCAGGTGATGCCGCTCGGCCCCACCGGGTACGGGGACAGTCCCTACCAGGCCTTCAGCGCCTTCGCCGGGAACCCCTACCTGATCGACCTCGCCACCCTGCGGGAGGAGGGGCTGCTGGGAGATGGGGACTTTGCCGACCTGCCGACCTTCAGCCCGGACCGGGTGGATTTCGGGCTCCAGTACGTGTGGCGGAACGGGATGCTGCGGCGGGCCTACGCGCATTTCCTGGGCGGCAGCGCGGGGCATCTGAAGGCCGATTTCGAGACGTTCAAGACGGAGGAGGCCGCCTGGCTGGACGACTACTCGCTCTTCGCCGCCCTCAAGGACGAGCAGGGCGGGCTGCCGTGGAACGCCTGGGAGCCGGGGCTGCGCGACCGCGAGCCGGGGGCGCTGGCGGCGGCGCGGGGGCGGCTCGCCTCCGACATCGAGCGGGTGAAGTTCATCCAGTTCCTGTTCTTCCGGCAGTGGACGGCCCTGCGCGGGTACGCCCGGGAGCGGGGGGTGCAGGTCATCGGGGACATCCCGATCTTCGTGGCGATGGATTCCAGCGACGCCTGGGCGAACCGGGAGCAGTTCTACTTTGACGACCAGGGGCAGCCCACCGTGGTGGCGGGTGTGCCGCCGGACTACTTCAGCGAGACGGGGCAGCTCTGGGGCAACCCGCTCTACCGCTGGGACGTGATGAAGGCGGACGGGTTCCGCTGGTGGATCGAGCGCTTCCGGGGCAGCCTGCACCTGTACGACCTCATCCGCATCGATCACTTCCGGGGGCTGGCGGGCTACTGGGAGATTCCCTTCCCGGCCGAGACCGCCATCCACGGGCAGTGGGTCCCCGCCCTTGGCCACGAGATGCTGGAGGCCGTGCAGAAGGCGCTGGGCAGCATTCCCATCATCGCCGAGGACCTGGGGGTCATCACCCCCGACGTGGAGAAGTTGCGCGACGACTTCGAATTGCCCGGCATGGCGGTGCTGCAATTCGCGTTCGGCGGGGGCGACTTCAGCGTGAACGCCTTCCTGCCGCACAACCTGCGGGTGAATCAGGTCGTGTACTCCGGCACCCACGACAACGACACCTCGCGCGGCTGGTGGCGTAACGCCGACGAGGCCGAGCGGCACAATTTCCGCACGTACACGCACAGCCACCCCACCGAGGAGACGTTCGCGTGGCAGCTGATCGAGCTGGCCTTTGGGAGCCGGGCGGACCTCGCCATCGTGCCTCTTCAGGACGTGCTGAACCTGGGCAGCGAGTTCCGCATGAACCTGCCCGGCACGACCGGCCCGCAGAACTGGACCTGGCGCTACCGGGAAGGCGAACTGCGCCCGGAGCTGGCGGCGAGGCTGCGGGAAGTGACCGAGCGGTCGGGCCGCCTGGCGCAGCTGTAAGGGGTGAGGAGGAGGGGCAGTGGACTTGAGCCTTATCCCACTCCCCCCTTCCCACAACCCACTACCCTGTCTCCCATGAAGCTCTATACGAAGACCGGCGACGACGGCTCCACTGGCCTCTACGGCCCCGAGCGGGTCAGCAAGACGCACGTGCGGGTCGAGGCCTACGGCACGGTGGACGAACTCAACAGCGCGGTGGGCCTGGCCCGGGCGCACAATGCCGCCAGTGAGTCGCCGGACGGCGAGCTGGAGGCCGACCTCGAATACCTCCAGAACGCTCTCTTCGATGTGGGCGCCGACCTCGCCACCCGCCAGGGCAGCGTTTCGGCGAGCAAGATCAGCCGCCTGGACGACCAGGACGTGGCCCACATGGAGGCGATGATCGACCGCTACCAGGAGGTCGCGCCCGTCTTCAGGGGCTTTGTCCACCCGGGAGGCACCCTCACCGCCGCCGCCCTCCATATCGCCCGCACGGTCGCCCGCCGAGCCGAGCGCGAGGTGATCCGGCTCGCGGAGGTCGAGGAGATCAACCCGGCCGTCCTCGTCTACCTCAACCGCACCTCCGACCTGCTGTTCGTGATGGCCCGCGCCGTCAACCAGCGGTCCGGCGTGAGCGAACACGCCTGGCTGGTGAAGGGGCGGCGGTAGGAGCCGCAACCGGGGTCACGACGCTGGTCCTGTCACGAAAACGCGGTGAGGGGTCTTCTGCCGGAAGCGGGTGGGAGACCCTTTCCTACTTCATATTCAGGAAGTCCAGAATGGCCCGTGCAATCGCCGTCGCCACCCGGTCGCGGTAGGCGGGCTGGGCAAGGCGGGGACCCTCGACCGGGCTGGAGCCGAAGCCGATCTCGATCAGGATGGCGGGCGTGGTCGGGTTGCGGATCACGTAAAAGGCGTCGGTCTGCACGCCCCGGTTCACGGCGCCCGTCGCGGAGATCAGGTTCGCCTGGACCTTCTGGGCGAGCTGGCGCGAGAAGGCGAGCTTGGCCTGGGCGAGCAGGTCTCCGAGCAGGCTTTGGGCGCTGTTCGCGGCCCGGCGTGTCAGCTCCGCACCGACGCTCCCACCACCGTTTTCCGTGATGGCGCGGCTGCGGCTGGCGTCGAGCGGTTGCCCGAAGTAATACGTCTCGATGCCCTGCCCGGCGGGGTTGGTGGAGGCGTTGACATGGATGCTGACAAAGGCGCTCGTTTTGCCCGTCGTCGCCAGCCGGGAGCGCATGTCGAGGTCCGTGGCCTTGTCCGCGCTCAGGTCCGTGTTCGTCTCGCGGGTCATGACCACGTCCACCCCGTGCTTTCGCAGCTCGTCACGCACGCGCAGGGCCACGGCGAGCGTGGCCTCGTGTTCCTGCACCCAGCGGCTCCGCATGCCCGGGTCCACGCCGCCGTGCCCGGGATCGAGGACCACGCGCGGGCGGGCCGGCGCCCGGGTGCCGGTGGGACGGGTCACCGCGGCGGGTGCCGTGCGGACGGGCGTGGACGGCACCTTCGCGGCGGCGGCGCTCGTCGGCACGTCGATCACCAGCCGGGCGCCCTGGCCGTCCCTGGGAGGTAACACGCTCACCTTGGCGCTCGCGTGGTCCTTCGCCAGCTTGATGGTCACGGTGCTGCCCTTCACTGTGTAGGCCGTGACGCCGGGGGCACTCAACTTCCCCCCCGCGGCGGAGAGGCTGACCCCGAGTTTTACCGTCACGCTCTGGCCGCTCACCTTGGTGCTGGCGGACGTGGTGCGCGGCAGGTCGAACACCACCCGCGTGTAGCCGTCGTGCGTGCCCACGCGGGGGGCGGCGAGGACGGTGGACGCGGCGAGCAGGAGGAGGAGAAGGAGACGCTTCACCGGGACGAAGTGTAGCGCCCGCCGCACCGTGAAGGAATCACAAAAGATGAGCCGGGGGGGCCGCCCCACCTGAAGCTCACCTGACGCGCCTGCTCATGCCGCTCAGGGGGGCCGGGTTAGGGTGGGGGGCATGAACCGCCTGCTCCTTCCGCTGCTGGCCTCGCTCTTTCTGGGGGCGGGGGGCGCCGTCAACTTCGGCGGGCTGAACATCACGCCGCGGGGTCCCCAGAACCTGAACCTGGAGACGGGGGCGACCGACCTCCCGCAGGGCGGCACCGTGGCCGACGCCCGCACCGGGCTGCGGCTGACGGCTGCCCGGCTGCACCTCGAACCCGGCACCCGCTTGGTTGCCCAGCAGGCCACGCTCACCACCCGGCAGGGGGGCACCTTGCGCGCACCGAACGTCACCTACGACCTGGGGCGGGGCACCGTCACCGCGTCGGGCGGCGTGACCTACGGGGACGCGCGGCTGAAAAACCTCACGGCGAACCAGATGGTGATTCACCTGAAGACCGGGTTCGTGAGCGCCCTGGGCGGAGTGAAGGCCCAGACGCCCGCCCTCAGCGGGACCGCCCTGGCCTTCGATCTCCGCACCGCGCAGATTCTGGTCTCCGGCCCCTACCGGCTGGGCCAGGCGCAGGGGGACGCGAACGATCATCTGCTGCTGACCTTCGGCGGCAACCGACTGCTGCGGGCCGTCCGGCCTGACACGGCCAACCTCGCCCGCTTCACGCCCTACCTGAAGTGAGGCGGCGGGTGCCCGGCACCCCTACTCTTCTGACTCTTCGGGGCCGGTGTCGCCACAGCCGAAGCGGTCTTCCAGGTGGGTGAAACCCAACACCTGGCACACGAAGATGCGGGTGAGGTGCGGGTCGAACTGGCGGCCCGCCTCGGTAATGAGGTAGTCGACGGCCTCCTGGTAGCTCCAGGCGCGCTTATAGGGCCGGGTGCTGAGCAGGGCGTCGAACACGTCCGCGATGCTGACGATGCGGGCGCCCAGCGGGATGTGGTGGCCGCTCAGGCCGATGGGGTAGCCCCGGCCGTCCCAACGCTCGTGGTGGTGGCGCACGGCGTCCAGCGTCTGGAGCGGCAGGAACAGCAGGTCCGCGAGAAGCTGCACGCCCCAGGCAGGGTGCTGGCGGATGACCGCGTGTTCCAGGGGATCAAGTGGGCCGGGCTTTTGCAAGATTGCCTGCGGCACCCGGGCCTTGCCCACGTCGTGCAGCGCCGCCCCCCAGCGAACCGCGCGGACCTCGGCGGGGCTCAGCCCGGCGGCCGCCGCCAGACGCTCGGCGAGGTCGACGATGCGGCGCACGTGGTCGGCCTGCCAGGCGTCCTGGCTGACACCCAGCAGCCGCACCACCTCATCCAGGGCGCGCTCGGTGTCCTGGAGGCGTTCGGCGGTGCGAAACGCGTGCTGCGCGGCGGGTGCGAGCGGTTCCAGCGACCCGGCGATGTACCCGCCCCGGCTGGCCCAGGCGACGCGGGCCACCTGGCTGCCCTGGCGGGTAGTCAGGGTGACTTCCTCCAGCACGCCCCCGGCGCCGCGCAGCACCCCGGGGTGACGGGCACGGTCGTAGCGCAGCCAGCGGTGCAGTGGCTGACCGCTCGCCTCGGCGGGGGGAATGCCGGTCACGGCCTCCCAGGCCCCGCCCACCTCCAGGATCAGCCCGGCCCCGTCCAGCAAGAACAGGGCCGCGGGCTGCGTCTCCAGCAGCAGTTGGGCCAGCCCGGGCCGCTCACCCTGGGGAACGGCGGGGCGGGTGGCGGGGCGGCCGGGGGCCGGGGTGAGGGGGTAATCGAAGAAGTCCAGATCCTCAAACACGCGCCCTCCGCCGCCCCCGGGAGGTCACGCGCGCGTGTTGGCAGGGGCCGGGCCTCATACCGGCACAGACTAAGCTCAGCCGTGTGATAAGGATGTGAGGAGAAATCCTCACACGGCCTCCCCCACCTGGGGGATCACGCTAGGGTGGGGCATGCTTCGTGTGTTGTTCGTGGGGGACGTGTACGGCCAACCCGGCCGCCGGGTGCTGGCGAATCATCTGCCAACCATCCGTCGGAGCTTTGACTTCGTGATCGTGAACGGCGAGAACGCCGCCGGGGGCTTCGGGCTGCACCGCGAGGCTGCCGACGCGATCCTGAAAGCCGGGGGGGACTGTATCACTCTCGGCAACCATGCCTGGCACCACAAGGATGTGTTTTCCTTAATGCTTGATGAGGAACATTATCCCATCGTGCGGCCGCTGAACTATGCCGACCCCGGTACCCCGGGCGTGGGCTGGCGGACGTTCCAGGTGCGGGGGGCGGACGGGACCCGGGAGCGCCTGACCGTCGTGAATGTGCTTGGCCGGGTCTTCATGGAGGCCGTCGCCAACCCCTTCCGGGCGATGGACGAGCTGCTGGAGCGGGAGGGGCTGGGCAACGTCTTCGTGGACGTCCACGCCGAGGCGACGAGCGAGAAGGCGGCACTGGCGTGGCATCTGGACGGGCGGGTCGCCGCCGTGATCGGGACGCACACGCACGTGCCGACGGCGGACACGCGCATTCTGCCGGGTGGGACGGCCTTCCAGACGGACGCAGGATTCACCGGCCCCCTGAACAGCATCATCGGGGCGGACCCGGAGGGACCCATTCAGAAGTTCCTGACTGAACGCCCGCACCGTTTCGGGGTGGCGGGGGGCCTTGCGGAGCTGAACGGGGTGATTGTCCAGATGGCGGGAGGGAAGGCCCTGGCCGCCGAGCGTTACCGTTACGCCGAGGAGGGCTGACGCATGGGCCTGAAGGCGGACGTGAACGTGCTGGGCCGCACGCTGGGACAGGTGCTGAGGGAGCAGGAGGGCGAGGGCTTCTTCGAGCTCGTTGAGCGGACCCGGGCGCTGGTGCGTGAGGTGCGCGGCGGTGGTGACGACGCGGAGTTACGCGGGCTGCTGAGCGGGCTGGACGCGCACGTGGCCGGGAACCTCGCACGGGCCTTCACCTGGTACTTCCAGCTCGTTAACCTGGCTGAGGAGTACGAGCGGGTGCGGGTGCTCTCGGGCACCCAGGGGGTGCGGCCCCAGAGCATCGAGCAGGCCCTGGTGGAGTTGAAGGCCCAGGGTGTGGGCGCGGAGGAGGCCGAGGCTCTTCTGGCGCGGCTGGACCTGGGCCTCACCTTCACCGCCCACCCCACCGAGATGCGCCGCCGCACGGTCCGCAGCCACCTCGTGGAGATCGCGCGCGACATCCCGAACCTGGAAGGCGAGGGGCAGGAGCGGGTGGCCGCTCACGTCGAGGCGCTGTGGCGCACGCCGGAGCTGCGCCGGTTGAAACCTACCGTTCTCGACGAGGTGAAGGGCGGGCTGAACTACGTCTCCTCCATCGCGCAGGCGCTCCCCGTATTGCAACGGGACCTCGCGCGGGCGTTTCGCCATGTATACGGGCGGGAGACCGCAGCGCGGCTGCCCCTCTCCTTCTCCTCGTGGATGGGTGGGGACCGCGACGGCAACCCCTTCGTGACCCCGGAGGCAACCCGCGAGACGTTGAGCCTGCACCGCGAGCGGGCGCGGGAGTTGCTGTTGGGGACGATCCGGCAGGCCTACGCCGACCTCAGCCAGGAGGACCCGGAGGACGGGGAGGCCTACCGCGCCGAGTTGCGCGCCCTGCACGACGCTCTTCGCGACGGCCAGCCGGTGGACCTCCTGCCCCGGCTGGAGGCGCTACGCGAGCGGCTGCACGCGAACGGGCAGCACCGCACCGCGGACCTCCTGCTCACGCCGCTGCTGACGGTCGCGCGGGTGTTCGGCATCCACCTCGTCAGCCTGGATGTCCGCGAGCACTCCGGGCAGACGGGGGCGGCGGTCGCGCGGCTGCTCGCGGAGGCGGGGGTGGAGCCGGACTACCTGGCCCTGCCCGAGCACGCCAAGCAGGAGGTGCTGACCCGGGAGCTGCGCTCGCGCCGCCCACTCTGGCCCGCCGGGGAGGTGCTACCCGAGGAGCTGGAAAACGCCATCGGCCCCATCCGTGAGGTGCAGGCGGCGACCCGGCTGAGCGGCCCGCGCGCCTTTGGCCGCTACATCATCTCCATGAGCGAGAGCGTCAGTGACGTGCTGGAGCCGCTGCTGCTGGCGCGGGAAGTTGGTTTCCGGGTGCTGCCGGTGCCCCTCTTCGAAACGCTGGACGACCTTCAACGCGCCCCGCAGGTCGTGTGGGAACTCCTCAGCGTGCCCGAGTACCGCGCCATGCTGGGCACGGACGTTCAGGAGATCATGCTGGGCTACTCCGACTCCAACAAGGACACCGGCTTTCTGGCCGCGAACTGGGCGCTGCACGAGGCCCAGCGCCGGATCAGCGACGTGTGCCGCCGGGCGGGGGTGCCGTGGCGCTTCTTCCACGGCCGGGGCACTTCCATCGGGCGGGGGGGCGGCCCGGCCTCGCGGGCGATCCTGGGGCAGCCCGCCGGGACCATCGACGCGGGCATCCGCATCACCGAGCAGGGGGAGGCACTGGCGGACAAGTACAGCCACCCGGTCCTCGCCCGGCGCAACCTGGAGCAGGCATTGTACGGCATGATCCTCGCCGCCGCCCGCCCCGCGCAGAACCCGCCCGAGGGGTGGACCGAGGCGATGGGCCGCGCCGCCCGCGCGAGTGCCGCCGCCTACCGCTCCCTGGTGGACGACCCCGACTTCCTCCCCTTCTTCGAGGCCGTCACGCCCATCCACGAGATCGCCCGGCTGAACATCGCCTCGCGGCCGGTGCGCCGTCCGGGAGCGCCCACCCTCACCAACCTGCGCGCCATCCCCTGGGTGATGAGCTGGACGCAGAACCGCGCAAACCTCCCCGGCTGGTACGGCCTGTGCGAGGGGCTGCGCGAGATCGGCCCCGACCTCGCCCGCACCATGTACGCCGAGTGGCCCTTTTTCCGCACGGTGCTGGACAACGCGCAGATGAGCCTCGCCAAGAGCGACTTCCTGATCTTCGCGGAGTATCTGCGCCTCTCGGGCGAACACCGGCTGGCGGGGCACCTGCGCACCACCTACGACGAGACCGTGGGCCTCGTGCAGGAGGTCGTCGGCGGGGAACTGCTGGCGAACGAGCCCCGGCTGCGCGAGAGCATCAAACTCCGCAACCCGTACATCGACCCGATCCACCGCATCCAGGTCGAGATGCTGTGCCGCGCCCGGAGTGCGGAGGGCGGCCTGGACGAGTACGAGCGACCCCTGCTGCTGAGCATTCAGGGCATTGCGGCGGGGGTGCGGAACACGGGATGAGGACTACCTCCCCGGCGGCTTCACGGACGTCTGCTCCCGATCACGGGCCAGGACGACGACCGCGCCGAGTAGACACAACGCGCTGAGGACGGCGGGCAGGCCCACCGACTGCTGCGCCTGCCCCAGCCAGCCCAGGCCGGTGACGGCGAGGGCGCCGAGCACCTGCCCGAGGGTCACGGCGACCGTGCTCACCCCGGCACCCAGCCGCGCGGCCACAGTCAGGCTGAGCGCGACGTAGCTCGCCCCAAACGCGCCACCCAGGAACATCCAGAGCGGCGGCAGGCCCGCGGGGAGGGCACGGTCCACCCCCAGGACCCACAGCGTCAGGAGGAGCGCAGCCCCCACGACGAAGTTGACGAGTGTGGCCGCCAGCGGCAGACCGAGCGCGGCGGCCAGCCGCAGGTTGAAGGCAAGTCCCGCGGCGAGGCCCAGGCCCGCGCCGACCGTGCCCAGCAGCGTCAGGAGGGTCACCTCAGCCCCCACAGCCGCAGGGCGAGGGCGGCCAGGGCCAGCCCGGTGGCGAGCAGCCGCGCCCGGTTGAGCCGCCGCTGCGGCAACCCGAGGACACCGAAGTGATCCAGCAGGATCGCCGTGATGATCTGCGCGGCAATCACCAGGGTGGTGGCAAGGGCAGCCCCCAGTTCACGGGTGAGCACGACGCTGCCCACCACATAGGCGCTGCCTACCACCCCGCCCAGCCAGCTCCAGGCAGGCGCTCGCCGCGCGGCCTCCCATGTGGGCTGCCAGCGCCGCGCCGCGAGCAGACCGACCAGAAGGACACTTCCCACCAGGTACGAGGTTGCGCCTGTGAGGGTCACCGACTGGAACGCCGTGGCCAGCGCCCCATTCGTGGCGAACTGCGCGGGCAGGAGGCCCCCCGCGAGGACCGCCACGAGGATGAGGAGTGGCCGCTCGTGGCTCGGGCGACTCAGCATGTTTGTCCTCCGGGCAAAGAAGAATAGAGAAACCGGATGAGCGTTCGGCGCGGGCGGTGTGGCGGGATCGGCATGCGCCCATCCTGAAACCTTCACACTGATGTGAGGGTCAAGGCCCCGGAGGAAGTCCGATGAGAATAGGTGAACTGGCCCGGCGCGTGAACGTCTCCCCCCGCCTGCTGCGCTACTACGAGGAGCAGGGCATCCTCACGGCGAGCCGCCGGGCCAACGGCTACCGGGACTACCCCGAAGCGGTGGTAGCGCACGTCCTCCAACTTCGCGGGCTCCTGGGGGCGGGCCTTCCCATCAGCCTGGTCAAGGAGGTGCTGCCCTGTCTGGACACCCCCCATACGATTCACCCCAGGGGGACCCAGCCCGAAATGCTGGATCGCCTGGAGACCGAGCGGGACCGTATCGCCGCCCGCATCTCCTGCCTGCAACGCAATCTGGACGCCCTGAATGCCTACCTGGAGGTCGTGCGCCCGCGCCAGGAGGGTGGAGCCGACACCCGCGCCTGAGCCTCCCTGGCGCCACCCGGACGGCTGACTCTTGGCCTACCATATCCCCCATATGCGCCGCCTGACCCTTCTGGGTGCGCTGCTCGCCTCTGTGGCGGGCGCGCAGACCTCGACGCCCACTCCTGCCGCCTTACCCTCCTGGGAAGGGCAGATCATCTACCAGGTCATGCCCGACCGGTTCGCGGACGGGAACAAGGCGAATGACGCGGGTATCGACCGCAATAACCTGCGGGCCTGGCACGGCGGCGACCTGGCAGGCCTGACGGGCAAGCTGCCCTACATCCAGAAACTCGGCGCGACGGCGGTGTGGCTCACGCCGATCTACCGGCAGCAGGCGGCGAACTCCTTCGACACCGCGGCGTACCACGGATACTGGCCCGCCGACTTCCGGGACGTGGACCCTCACTTCGGGACGCTGGCGGATTTCGGCACCTTCGTGAAGGCGGCGCATGGGGCGGGGATGCGGGTGGTGCTCGATCAGGTCATCAACCACTTCGGGTACGAGGCCCCGGCGGTGAAGGAGCATCCGACGTGGTTTAACGGCCAGGCAGAGTGCGACGCCACGAAGAACAAGGATGTGGACTGCCCGCTCTCCGGCCTGCCCGACCTGAAGCAGTCCAACC is part of the Deinococcus apachensis DSM 19763 genome and encodes:
- a CDS encoding cob(I)yrinic acid a,c-diamide adenosyltransferase — encoded protein: MKLYTKTGDDGSTGLYGPERVSKTHVRVEAYGTVDELNSAVGLARAHNAASESPDGELEADLEYLQNALFDVGADLATRQGSVSASKISRLDDQDVAHMEAMIDRYQEVAPVFRGFVHPGGTLTAAALHIARTVARRAEREVIRLAEVEEINPAVLVYLNRTSDLLFVMARAVNQRSGVSEHAWLVKGRR
- a CDS encoding MerR family transcriptional regulator, which codes for MRIGELARRVNVSPRLLRYYEEQGILTASRRANGYRDYPEAVVAHVLQLRGLLGAGLPISLVKEVLPCLDTPHTIHPRGTQPEMLDRLETERDRIAARISCLQRNLDALNAYLEVVRPRQEGGADTRA
- a CDS encoding TIGR00282 family metallophosphoesterase, giving the protein MLRVLFVGDVYGQPGRRVLANHLPTIRRSFDFVIVNGENAAGGFGLHREAADAILKAGGDCITLGNHAWHHKDVFSLMLDEEHYPIVRPLNYADPGTPGVGWRTFQVRGADGTRERLTVVNVLGRVFMEAVANPFRAMDELLEREGLGNVFVDVHAEATSEKAALAWHLDGRVAAVIGTHTHVPTADTRILPGGTAFQTDAGFTGPLNSIIGADPEGPIQKFLTERPHRFGVAGGLAELNGVIVQMAGGKALAAERYRYAEEG
- a CDS encoding phosphoenolpyruvate carboxylase gives rise to the protein MGLKADVNVLGRTLGQVLREQEGEGFFELVERTRALVREVRGGGDDAELRGLLSGLDAHVAGNLARAFTWYFQLVNLAEEYERVRVLSGTQGVRPQSIEQALVELKAQGVGAEEAEALLARLDLGLTFTAHPTEMRRRTVRSHLVEIARDIPNLEGEGQERVAAHVEALWRTPELRRLKPTVLDEVKGGLNYVSSIAQALPVLQRDLARAFRHVYGRETAARLPLSFSSWMGGDRDGNPFVTPEATRETLSLHRERARELLLGTIRQAYADLSQEDPEDGEAYRAELRALHDALRDGQPVDLLPRLEALRERLHANGQHRTADLLLTPLLTVARVFGIHLVSLDVREHSGQTGAAVARLLAEAGVEPDYLALPEHAKQEVLTRELRSRRPLWPAGEVLPEELENAIGPIREVQAATRLSGPRAFGRYIISMSESVSDVLEPLLLAREVGFRVLPVPLFETLDDLQRAPQVVWELLSVPEYRAMLGTDVQEIMLGYSDSNKDTGFLAANWALHEAQRRISDVCRRAGVPWRFFHGRGTSIGRGGGPASRAILGQPAGTIDAGIRITEQGEALADKYSHPVLARRNLEQALYGMILAAARPAQNPPEGWTEAMGRAARASAAAYRSLVDDPDFLPFFEAVTPIHEIARLNIASRPVRRPGAPTLTNLRAIPWVMSWTQNRANLPGWYGLCEGLREIGPDLARTMYAEWPFFRTVLDNAQMSLAKSDFLIFAEYLRLSGEHRLAGHLRTTYDETVGLVQEVVGGELLANEPRLRESIKLRNPYIDPIHRIQVEMLCRARSAEGGLDEYERPLLLSIQGIAAGVRNTG
- a CDS encoding transcription elongation factor GreA — translated: MTKTRIPMTQRGYDKLRETLQYLKTTRREQISEYMGSAIADGDLRESAAYDEARMQQSENEARIIELEDQLERAQIIAEDASGGAGLGARVRVRDEKGKEHNFELVGTYEVDVLKGKISDASPIGQALSGARPGQTVTVQLPKGTAKFEVLDVSYS
- a CDS encoding HD-GYP domain-containing protein; its protein translation is MFEDLDFFDYPLTPAPGRPATRPAVPQGERPGLAQLLLETQPAALFLLDGAGLILEVGGAWEAVTGIPPAEASGQPLHRWLRYDRARHPGVLRGAGGVLEEVTLTTRQGSQVARVAWASRGGYIAGSLEPLAPAAQHAFRTAERLQDTERALDEVVRLLGVSQDAWQADHVRRIVDLAERLAAAAGLSPAEVRAVRWGAALHDVGKARVPQAILQKPGPLDPLEHAVIRQHPAWGVQLLADLLFLPLQTLDAVRHHHERWDGRGYPIGLSGHHIPLGARIVSIADVFDALLSTRPYKRAWSYQEAVDYLITEAGRQFDPHLTRIFVCQVLGFTHLEDRFGCGDTGPEESEE
- the malQ gene encoding 4-alpha-glucanotransferase — its product is MTIKRSSGVLLHPTSLPGPYGIGELGAQARHCVDWLAQAGQTYWQVMPLGPTGYGDSPYQAFSAFAGNPYLIDLATLREEGLLGDGDFADLPTFSPDRVDFGLQYVWRNGMLRRAYAHFLGGSAGHLKADFETFKTEEAAWLDDYSLFAALKDEQGGLPWNAWEPGLRDREPGALAAARGRLASDIERVKFIQFLFFRQWTALRGYARERGVQVIGDIPIFVAMDSSDAWANREQFYFDDQGQPTVVAGVPPDYFSETGQLWGNPLYRWDVMKADGFRWWIERFRGSLHLYDLIRIDHFRGLAGYWEIPFPAETAIHGQWVPALGHEMLEAVQKALGSIPIIAEDLGVITPDVEKLRDDFELPGMAVLQFAFGGGDFSVNAFLPHNLRVNQVVYSGTHDNDTSRGWWRNADEAERHNFRTYTHSHPTEETFAWQLIELAFGSRADLAIVPLQDVLNLGSEFRMNLPGTTGPQNWTWRYREGELRPELAARLREVTERSGRLAQL
- a CDS encoding N-acetylmuramoyl-L-alanine amidase family protein, which codes for MKRLLLLLLLAASTVLAAPRVGTHDGYTRVVFDLPRTTSASTKVSGQSVTVKLGVSLSAAGGKLSAPGVTAYTVKGSTVTIKLAKDHASAKVSVLPPRDGQGARLVIDVPTSAAAAKVPSTPVRTAPAAVTRPTGTRAPARPRVVLDPGHGGVDPGMRSRWVQEHEATLAVALRVRDELRKHGVDVVMTRETNTDLSADKATDLDMRSRLATTGKTSAFVSIHVNASTNPAGQGIETYYFGQPLDASRSRAITENGGGSVGAELTRRAANSAQSLLGDLLAQAKLAFSRQLAQKVQANLISATGAVNRGVQTDAFYVIRNPTTPAILIEIGFGSSPVEGPRLAQPAYRDRVATAIARAILDFLNMK
- a CDS encoding DMT family transporter, whose translation is MLSRPSHERPLLILVAVLAGGLLPAQFATNGALATAFQSVTLTGATSYLVGSVLLVGLLAARRWQPTWEAARRAPAWSWLGGVVGSAYVVGSVVLTRELGAALATTLVIAAQIITAILLDHFGVLGLPQRRLNRARLLATGLALAALALRLWGLR
- a CDS encoding DMT family transporter; the protein is MTLLTLLGTVGAGLGLAAGLAFNLRLAAALGLPLAATLVNFVVGAALLLTLWVLGVDRALPAGLPPLWMFLGGAFGASYVALSLTVAARLGAGVSTVAVTLGQVLGALAVTGLGWLGQAQQSVGLPAVLSALCLLGAVVVLARDREQTSVKPPGR